A stretch of Brassica rapa cultivar Chiifu-401-42 chromosome A08, CAAS_Brap_v3.01, whole genome shotgun sequence DNA encodes these proteins:
- the LOC103832798 gene encoding xanthoxin dehydrogenase isoform X2 — translation MSTQNTASSSLPTQRLLGKVALITGGATGIGESIVHLFHKHGAKVCIVDLQDELGDKLCNRLAVDSACFIHGDVTVEDDISKAVNFTVNRFGTLDILINNAGLSGAPCPDIRNNSLSEFNTVFDVNVEGAFLGMKHAARVMIPAKSLDSMGYV, via the exons ATGTCAACGCAAAACACTGCATCTTCTTCACTTCCTACTCAAAG GCTTTTGGGTAAAGTGGCTCTGATAACTGGAGGGGCCACAGGGATAGGTGAGAGCATTGTTCATCTCTTCCACAAGCACGGCGCTAAAGTCTGCATCGTCGATCTACAAGATGAACTCGGAGATAAACTATGTAATCGTCTGGCCGTGGATTCGGCCTGTTTCATCCACGGTGATGTTACAGTAGAAGACGACATTAGCAAAGCCGTTAACTTTACAGTCAACCGTTTCGGGACACTTGACATACTCATCAACAACGCGGGTCTAAGCGGAGCACCGTGTCCGGACATCCGTAACAACAGTTTAAGTGAGTTCAACACGGTCTTTGACGTGAACGTGGAAGGAGCTTTCCTAGGGATGAAACACGCAGCTCGTGTAATGATCCCGGCCAAGAGCTTGGAC agcatgggATACGTGTGA
- the LOC103832798 gene encoding xanthoxin dehydrogenase isoform X1 codes for MSTQNTASSSLPTQRLLGKVALITGGATGIGESIVHLFHKHGAKVCIVDLQDELGDKLCNRLAVDSACFIHGDVTVEDDISKAVNFTVNRFGTLDILINNAGLSGAPCPDIRNNSLSEFNTVFDVNVEGAFLGMKHAARVMIPAKSLDSMGYVERVSKH; via the exons ATGTCAACGCAAAACACTGCATCTTCTTCACTTCCTACTCAAAG GCTTTTGGGTAAAGTGGCTCTGATAACTGGAGGGGCCACAGGGATAGGTGAGAGCATTGTTCATCTCTTCCACAAGCACGGCGCTAAAGTCTGCATCGTCGATCTACAAGATGAACTCGGAGATAAACTATGTAATCGTCTGGCCGTGGATTCGGCCTGTTTCATCCACGGTGATGTTACAGTAGAAGACGACATTAGCAAAGCCGTTAACTTTACAGTCAACCGTTTCGGGACACTTGACATACTCATCAACAACGCGGGTCTAAGCGGAGCACCGTGTCCGGACATCCGTAACAACAGTTTAAGTGAGTTCAACACGGTCTTTGACGTGAACGTGGAAGGAGCTTTCCTAGGGATGAAACACGCAGCTCGTGTAATGATCCCGGCCAAGAGCTTGGACAGCATGGGATACGTGGAAAGAGTATCAAAACATTag